The Bacteroidota bacterium genomic interval TGACTACAAAAGTACATATTTTTTTCTTTTTAATTGGAATCATTAATTGAAATTGATTTAATATAAAAATTCAATTATAGATTTCAATATATAGGTGTAGTTACAAACTACAGCTAGTACGGGGTTTTTACCTCATTTTGAAATGTGGTAACAGGGCTTATGGTTATTTGTGCTCTTGCAATACCAACTGATAAAAAAAATAATGTGATAAGTAATACTCTATTGAATCTTTGTATAAGTACCATAATCTGGTAATTTATAAAATTGATATTTTTCTTAAATAATTTTCCTTCCCATCGACAATTCTAATCAGGTAATTTCCTTTCTTCAATTTGACAGTAAGCTTTTCATGGAGTCCATTGTTCGCATTAAAGATTGTATGATAACATTCTTGTCCTTTTGCATCCAAAACAAATACTTCTATCGTTTTTGATTTTGGATTTGACATTCTGATAAACACCGAACCATCATGCGATGGATTGGGATATATAGACAGCTCTTTCAAATATTCATCTATTGATATAGTAATATTGTTTATGGTAACTGTAGTATCCCATGTACATTTATTATAATCGGTAACAGTTACGGTATAACTACCTGATGCCAGTTTATCAATGGATGCAGTTGTACTGTTTTTAGGATCATTCCATTGGTAGGTGTATGGTGGGGTTCCTCCCTGCATATTCAATTGTAAAGAACCTTCTGTTAGGTTGTTGGTGTCGTCTTTAATGATAATGTTACATGAAAGGGGCAATGGTTCTGTTAATAAAAAGGTGTCAATAGTGGTTTGCTGTGAAGTTGAATCGTACAGGCTCACAATATAAGTTCCACTTCCAAGATCATCGAGTTTTAATGTAGATGAACCATGATCCCATTTTAAGTAATACCCTGATGCTCCTCCGATTACTTTTAAATGGATGTATCCGTTATTGCTGTTTGCACAGCTTGGATTGCTATATTCTTTTATGAGTTGAGATTTGGGGGTAATTTCATTCCAACAAAAATACCATGTGGCAAGCAATCTACTTGTAGCAGTATCATAATCCATTACAAGGGTGTCTGAACCAAAAGCATATATAGAATCCTGATATACCCTGATAGTTAAAGGATGATAAATTTTCCCATTATTATCGACATATGATAACTGAAAGCTGTTGTCGAAACTTACCTTTTTACTTTTATCCGCAACAGGTGGGAAAATTGCATCAACAGCTTTGCCTTCAGAATCCAATTTTAGTAAACCCCAATAAGTATCTCCATATTTATATGGCTGGCTAAATTTAATTGAATCAACAATAAACTCCTGAAAATCTTTTGGTAGTAGAAATGAATAGTAAGAATTACCATATTCATCAACATACATGCTATTACTCCATGTTTTTGGATACTCAGAAAAGGTTCTTGCAATAAATGGTTCTGTAATCCATTGTACATAACCATCTTGATTAAACTTTATCATTTTGGGAATTGTTCTCACAGTAGGTGTAATCCAGGTGGTATCTAATTTTGATTTAAAATCAGAAATCATTCGAACCATACAATAAATATTTCCTTTGGGATCAGTTTTCATATCAATAATTGATACACCAGGGGAATCATCCAATTCATATTTTGTTATCCAAGGTCTCATCCATTTTTTGTTTCCATTTGAATCAATTTTTATAAGAAATCCATTAAAATTTTGTCCATATGGAGAATTGAATGTAACATCAATTAGTAACTCATCGTCAAAATATATTCTCTTCCACTGTTTGTCATTAATCTTGACATATCCACAAACTACCAATTCATCATTCACATAGCTTAACTTAATAGGAGCTTCATAAGCCATCGCACCAATTGTATGCAACCAAATGGGTGTCATATTTTTATCAAATTTGACTATCGCAGCCATTGTACTTTGCTTCTTACTCTTTTCTTTCCAAATTGCCGATAAATTGCCAAACCGAATACTATCGGGCTTATTCGCAAGAGTACCAACAAATGTTCTCATTGCCACATAAACATTACCTGCATTATCTACAGTAGCATCACTGAGCATCCAACTGTATTTGATGTATTTTGCTGATAAAGAAAAACCATTGATAGGGTCTCCAGTTTTAGGATCAAGCCTGACCATAAAAGTTGATTTTTCGGATCCAATTGTTGTTTTTAAAACTTGGAAACTCCCCATTGAAAAATTTTCATAACTGGAAGCAAAAATATATATCAAGCTGTCCGAGGCTTGTAGAACTTTCAATTGAAACATATTATTCGCATTGCCAATTTTTTTCCCCCAAATTGCATTATAATTCGGATCAAATTTTATCAGAATTATCGCCTCACTATTTAACTCATTAATAAAGATATCGTCTATTTTATTGTTTTTTCCTTGACCAGAATATTCACCATAAACATAAAAGTTGCCTTCAAAATCCCTAAATGAACCAGCAAAAGGATCATTTACTGCAATTGCTACTTGAAAAGCCTCCTGATGAAAGTTTTTTATTACTTTTTTTGAAAAAATCGCCCCCTGTTGAGCATTTGTTTGAAATTGAAAACTTATAACTATTGCTAAAAAAAGTGTTGA includes:
- a CDS encoding T9SS type A sorting domain-containing protein, with protein sequence MIIKISTLFLAIVISFQFQTNAQQGAIFSKKVIKNFHQEAFQVAIAVNDPFAGSFRDFEGNFYVYGEYSGQGKNNKIDDIFINELNSEAIILIKFDPNYNAIWGKKIGNANNMFQLKVLQASDSLIYIFASSYENFSMGSFQVLKTTIGSEKSTFMVRLDPKTGDPINGFSLSAKYIKYSWMLSDATVDNAGNVYVAMRTFVGTLANKPDSIRFGNLSAIWKEKSKKQSTMAAIVKFDKNMTPIWLHTIGAMAYEAPIKLSYVNDELVVCGYVKINDKQWKRIYFDDELLIDVTFNSPYGQNFNGFLIKIDSNGNKKWMRPWITKYELDDSPGVSIIDMKTDPKGNIYCMVRMISDFKSKLDTTWITPTVRTIPKMIKFNQDGYVQWITEPFIARTFSEYPKTWSNSMYVDEYGNSYYSFLLPKDFQEFIVDSIKFSQPYKYGDTYWGLLKLDSEGKAVDAIFPPVADKSKKVSFDNSFQLSYVDNNGKIYHPLTIRVYQDSIYAFGSDTLVMDYDTATSRLLATWYFCWNEITPKSQLIKEYSNPSCANSNNGYIHLKVIGGASGYYLKWDHGSSTLKLDDLGSGTYIVSLYDSTSQQTTIDTFLLTEPLPLSCNIIIKDDTNNLTEGSLQLNMQGGTPPYTYQWNDPKNSTTASIDKLASGSYTVTVTDYNKCTWDTTVTINNITISIDEYLKELSIYPNPSHDGSVFIRMSNPKSKTIEVFVLDAKGQECYHTIFNANNGLHEKLTVKLKKGNYLIRIVDGKENYLRKISIL